In Nostoc sp. CENA543, a single genomic region encodes these proteins:
- a CDS encoding glycosyltransferase family 4 protein, which produces MGEQQENICASSASILTIGTGWFPQSPGGLERYVYDLIHTFVAHQDQVELCGLGLPDIQLNTSIKLTNLASPNSPIWQRFWSIRRNFQKTRVSKPDAINLHFALYSFPVLDILPKGVPITFNFHGPWALESQQEIKSNPLGILIKRRLIEQTTYSRCDRFVVLSKAFGNILHQKYQIPWSRIHVIPGGVNIHRFQPDSPQIARQQLGWPQNRPILFTSRRLVQRMGLDKLLAAIATIKPKIPDVWLAIAGRGHLQATLEQQIQELGLENNVKLLGFLPDEQLPLAYQAANLTVMPSQSFEGFGLAIVESLACGTPVLCTPIGGMPEILQPFSPQLITNSPETSAIAEKLEQILLEQLPIPSPSDCRQYIINNFDWQKVGQQVREVILA; this is translated from the coding sequence GTGGGAGAACAACAAGAAAATATTTGTGCGAGTTCTGCGTCTATTCTTACCATTGGAACAGGCTGGTTTCCGCAAAGTCCAGGGGGCTTAGAAAGATATGTTTATGATTTAATTCATACATTTGTCGCTCATCAAGACCAAGTAGAATTATGTGGACTTGGTTTACCAGATATTCAATTAAATACATCAATTAAGTTAACTAACTTAGCCTCACCAAATAGTCCAATTTGGCAGAGATTTTGGTCAATTCGCCGTAACTTCCAGAAAACTAGAGTCAGTAAACCGGATGCAATTAATTTACATTTTGCCCTATATAGTTTTCCGGTGTTAGACATTTTACCCAAGGGAGTACCGATTACATTTAACTTTCATGGCCCTTGGGCGTTAGAAAGTCAACAAGAGATTAAAAGTAATCCATTGGGTATTTTAATTAAGCGTCGCTTGATTGAACAAACTACTTATAGTCGTTGCGATCGCTTTGTGGTTTTGAGTAAAGCTTTTGGTAATATTTTACACCAAAAATATCAAATTCCTTGGAGCAGAATTCATGTGATTCCTGGGGGTGTCAATATTCACCGCTTCCAGCCCGACTCACCCCAAATAGCGCGTCAACAACTAGGCTGGCCGCAAAATCGCCCGATTTTGTTCACATCGCGGCGTTTAGTCCAGCGTATGGGACTAGATAAACTCCTAGCAGCCATAGCTACCATTAAACCCAAAATACCAGATGTGTGGTTAGCGATCGCCGGTCGTGGTCATTTACAAGCCACTTTAGAACAACAAATCCAAGAACTAGGGTTAGAAAATAACGTTAAATTATTAGGATTTCTCCCCGATGAACAATTACCGTTAGCTTATCAAGCTGCTAACTTAACTGTAATGCCTAGCCAATCTTTTGAAGGCTTTGGTTTAGCTATTGTCGAATCTTTAGCTTGTGGTACACCAGTTTTGTGTACACCAATTGGGGGAATGCCAGAAATTTTACAACCATTTTCACCCCAATTAATTACTAATTCTCCTGAAACTTCAGCCATTGCAGAGAAGTTAGAACAAATATTACTAGAACAACTACCCATCCCTTCCCCATCAGACTGCCGTCAATATATTATCAATAACTTTGATTGGCAAAAAGTCGGTCAACAAGTCAGAGAAGTAATCTTAGCTTAA
- a CDS encoding glycosyltransferase: MKILFLDQSGKPGGAELCLIDIAKPYRDCALVGLFADGDFRKLLVQNHIPVEVLTNQSIAVRKQSNLLQAFASVGQLAPLITKVVKIAYQYDLIYANTQKALVVGAIASIITRRPLVYHLHDILSSEHFSQTNLRIAINLANHCASLVIANSQASRTAFIQAGGKPEITEVVYNGFEPQNYHTSNDEIQKIRQQLGLENKFVVGHFSRLSPWKGQHILIAALAQLPPQVTVILVGDALFGEQDYVAQLHQQIAQLGLENRVKFLGFRADIPQLMAACNLVTHTSTAPEPFGRVIVEAMLCGTPVIAAKAGGAVELVEQGVNGFLVTPGEPQALAQVINTCIQETEITAKIATQARDIASQRFHVTNVNQQIAQLISHLQGNRE; the protein is encoded by the coding sequence ATGAAAATATTATTTTTAGACCAAAGTGGTAAACCAGGCGGTGCAGAACTCTGTTTAATTGATATCGCCAAACCTTATCGAGACTGCGCTTTAGTCGGTTTATTTGCAGATGGTGATTTTAGAAAATTATTAGTACAAAATCACATCCCTGTAGAAGTTTTAACCAATCAATCGATTGCAGTTCGTAAACAAAGCAATTTACTCCAAGCCTTCGCCAGTGTCGGACAACTTGCCCCATTAATCACCAAGGTAGTTAAAATAGCCTATCAATATGATTTAATCTACGCCAACACCCAAAAAGCATTAGTTGTAGGTGCGATCGCCAGTATAATTACTCGTCGTCCCTTGGTGTATCATTTACACGATATTCTTTCTTCAGAACACTTTAGCCAAACCAATCTCCGCATCGCTATTAACTTAGCAAATCATTGTGCGTCCTTAGTAATAGCTAATTCCCAAGCCAGTCGAACAGCCTTTATCCAAGCAGGCGGTAAACCAGAAATCACCGAAGTTGTATATAACGGTTTTGAACCTCAAAATTATCACACTAGTAATGATGAAATTCAAAAAATCCGCCAGCAATTAGGGCTAGAAAATAAATTTGTCGTTGGGCATTTTAGCAGACTTTCACCGTGGAAGGGTCAACATATCCTCATTGCAGCCCTAGCCCAATTACCTCCACAAGTCACGGTCATTTTAGTAGGTGATGCTCTATTTGGTGAACAAGATTATGTAGCACAATTACATCAACAAATTGCCCAATTAGGATTAGAAAACAGGGTAAAATTTCTAGGGTTCCGTGCTGATATTCCCCAACTAATGGCAGCTTGTAATTTAGTTACCCACACCTCCACTGCTCCCGAACCCTTTGGTAGAGTCATAGTAGAAGCCATGCTGTGTGGAACACCTGTAATAGCAGCCAAAGCAGGCGGTGCAGTGGAATTAGTAGAACAGGGAGTGAACGGTTTTTTAGTAACCCCAGGAGAACCCCAAGCCCTAGCACAAGTAATTAATACCTGCATTCAAGAAACAGAAATAACTGCAAAAATCGCTACTCAAGCACGGGATATTGCCAGTCAGCGTTTTCATGTCACCAATGTTAATCAGCAAATAGCACAGTTAATATCTCATCTCCAAGGGAACAGGGAATAG
- a CDS encoding EAL domain-containing protein gives MSIKQTVILASMMMTGLLLGIRQLGGLQILELAAFDHLVRLQADAGPDPRLLIVGITEDDLQQQQQWPLSDLTLAQVLQKLQKAQAKVIGLDIYRNIPHPPGREMLLKELQKPNVVTITNLGDAKTQGVAPISGLPPEQIGFNDFVVDPDGVVRRNFIYAYDGEEKFYSFALRLSLKYLANRGVTLKVTPDALYLGKTRFPAISSDAGSYHNVDSTGYQVLIAYRSAENVAQKISLNDILQDKFDPNLVKNKVVLIGTVAPSLKDLFFTPYSATKSTSPGVSGVTLHTQLVSQILSTIVDDRPLFWFWPEWAEILWMWVWALIGGILVWRLQHPLALGIAGIFSLTVLCGICLSIFTQYGWIPLLPPALTFLTTAVCVMAYKQWQIALYDSLTRLPNRSLFLKYLQAAINRSKLGRNNCFALLFLDIDRFKVINESLTHYVGDQFLINFSQRLSSCIGCKGIIARVGGDEFAILLENISETSFANSIADQLQKQMTSPFKINGQEIFTSISIGIAFNQIQLEHQPEDMLRDAHTAMYLAKDLGKARHEVFAVGMHTQVVRRFQLETDLRRAILQQEFFLYYQPIVSLENHQIVGFEALLRWKHPQNGFISPVEFIPIAEETGLIIPLGQWILEAACSQLSSWQSQFPQEPPLMMSVNISGQQLSQPDLVEYIQKVLQKTGLDGTSLKLEITESVAMKNVETAITIMLQLRTLNIRLSIDDFGTGYSSLSYLHRFPVNTLKIDRSFVSRMGETNEDAAIVRTIIMLSHTLGMNVIAEGVETITQQDQLQLLGCEYGQGYFYSQPLDSEAATKLLKSQCTGKNEEPEMGDGVDFS, from the coding sequence TTGAGTATCAAGCAGACTGTAATCTTAGCCAGTATGATGATGACAGGGCTGTTGTTGGGCATCAGACAACTGGGTGGATTACAAATATTAGAACTAGCGGCTTTTGATCATCTAGTACGTTTGCAAGCAGATGCGGGGCCTGATCCGCGACTGTTAATTGTAGGAATTACTGAAGATGACCTCCAACAACAGCAACAATGGCCATTGTCTGATCTTACCCTTGCCCAAGTTTTACAAAAGTTACAGAAAGCTCAAGCCAAGGTTATTGGCTTAGATATTTATCGCAATATTCCCCACCCACCAGGACGGGAAATGCTGCTAAAAGAACTGCAAAAGCCCAATGTAGTCACCATTACTAACCTTGGAGATGCAAAAACCCAAGGAGTTGCACCCATTTCAGGTTTACCTCCAGAGCAAATTGGGTTTAACGATTTTGTAGTTGACCCTGATGGGGTAGTACGCCGCAATTTTATCTACGCTTACGATGGGGAAGAAAAATTTTACTCTTTTGCTCTCCGCTTAAGCTTGAAATATTTAGCAAATCGGGGTGTTACTCTCAAAGTCACTCCAGATGCTTTATATCTGGGAAAAACCAGATTTCCTGCCATATCTTCTGATGCAGGTAGTTACCATAATGTTGACAGTACCGGCTATCAAGTCCTGATTGCCTACCGTTCCGCCGAGAATGTAGCACAAAAGATATCACTGAATGACATCCTACAGGATAAATTTGACCCCAATTTGGTGAAAAACAAAGTGGTATTGATTGGGACAGTAGCCCCAAGTTTAAAAGACTTGTTTTTTACTCCCTACAGTGCAACTAAATCAACAAGCCCTGGTGTTTCAGGAGTAACATTACACACTCAACTGGTGAGTCAAATTCTCAGTACAATTGTTGATGATCGCCCCTTGTTTTGGTTTTGGCCTGAATGGGCTGAAATTTTATGGATGTGGGTGTGGGCATTAATTGGAGGTATCTTAGTTTGGCGGCTGCAACATCCACTGGCGTTAGGAATAGCTGGAATATTTTCCCTAACAGTGTTATGTGGCATTTGTTTAAGTATATTTACACAGTATGGATGGATACCTTTATTACCTCCTGCCTTAACCTTCCTCACCACAGCAGTCTGTGTGATGGCATATAAACAATGGCAGATTGCATTGTATGACAGTTTGACTAGGCTACCTAATCGATCGCTATTTCTCAAGTATTTACAAGCGGCCATCAACAGGTCGAAACTAGGCAGAAATAACTGTTTTGCTTTACTGTTTCTAGATATTGACCGTTTCAAAGTGATCAATGAAAGTTTAACTCATTATGTTGGTGATCAATTTTTAATCAACTTCAGCCAAAGATTATCTAGCTGTATAGGCTGTAAAGGCATTATCGCCAGGGTAGGGGGAGATGAGTTTGCTATTTTGTTGGAAAACATTTCTGAAACGAGTTTTGCTAATAGCATTGCAGACCAGTTACAAAAACAGATGACTTCTCCCTTTAAAATTAATGGGCAGGAGATATTTACTAGCATCAGTATCGGTATTGCTTTTAATCAAATTCAACTTGAGCATCAACCCGAAGATATGTTGCGGGATGCTCACACAGCTATGTATTTAGCTAAAGACTTAGGTAAGGCGCGTCATGAAGTATTTGCGGTGGGAATGCACACCCAAGTTGTGAGACGTTTTCAGTTAGAGACAGACTTGCGCCGCGCTATTTTACAGCAGGAATTTTTTCTTTATTATCAACCCATTGTCTCCTTAGAAAATCATCAAATTGTTGGTTTTGAGGCTCTTTTAAGATGGAAGCATCCGCAAAATGGATTTATTTCCCCAGTAGAATTTATTCCCATTGCTGAGGAAACAGGTTTAATTATTCCTTTAGGACAGTGGATTTTAGAAGCTGCTTGTTCACAGTTATCTAGTTGGCAATCTCAATTTCCTCAAGAGCCACCACTGATGATGAGTGTGAATATTTCGGGACAGCAGTTATCCCAACCAGATTTAGTGGAGTATATTCAAAAAGTTCTGCAAAAAACTGGATTGGATGGTACAAGTTTAAAATTAGAAATTACAGAAAGTGTGGCGATGAAAAATGTAGAAACTGCCATCACGATTATGCTGCAATTGAGGACTTTAAATATTCGTCTCAGCATTGATGATTTTGGTACTGGATATTCTTCTTTAAGTTATTTACACAGGTTTCCAGTTAACACCTTAAAAATAGACCGATCCTTTGTCAGCCGCATGGGTGAAACTAATGAAGATGCAGCCATTGTGCGGACAATTATCATGTTAAGCCACACATTAGGTATGAATGTCATTGCTGAAGGTGTGGAGACAATCACACAACAAGATCAACTGCAATTATTGGGTTGTGAATATGGTCAGGGATACTTTTACTCGCAGCCTTTAGATAGTGAAGCAGCAACAAAGTTACTCAAGAGTCAATGTACGGGTAAAAACGAGGAACCGGAAATGGGAGATGGGGTTGACTTCTCTTAA
- a CDS encoding DUF928 domain-containing protein, giving the protein MAQSSKGREGLPGRRVGGGTRGECSFGDKKLIALIPESNLLLTTSPKPNLFIYLPPSTTPKTLEFVLQDEQENIIYEKNFAPNKYPGIVSISLLDQNSLPQLAVGKKYRWFFSMICNPDKRENDISVDGWISRVKLEPNIAQQLESATSTEQVSIYANLGIWQDALVKLATLHHQNPRDPQLTAKWLQVLQALKLEVIAQEGIVDANLNEISSAVR; this is encoded by the coding sequence ATGGCACAATCTTCTAAAGGGCGAGAAGGTTTACCTGGACGCAGAGTCGGAGGGGGAACGCGTGGAGAATGTTCGTTTGGCGATAAAAAGCTGATTGCATTAATCCCAGAAAGCAATTTACTACTGACAACATCACCAAAACCGAATTTATTTATATATTTACCACCTTCCACTACACCCAAAACCTTGGAGTTTGTTTTACAAGACGAACAAGAAAATATAATCTATGAGAAAAATTTCGCCCCTAACAAATATCCAGGTATTGTGAGTATCAGCCTGCTTGATCAGAATTCTCTACCGCAACTTGCTGTTGGTAAAAAATATCGTTGGTTCTTTTCCATGATTTGCAATCCAGATAAAAGAGAAAATGACATTTCCGTAGACGGTTGGATTAGCAGAGTAAAATTAGAACCAAACATTGCTCAACAGTTAGAATCTGCAACATCTACAGAACAAGTTAGTATCTATGCTAATTTAGGTATTTGGCAAGATGCACTTGTAAAATTAGCAACCTTACATCACCAAAACCCCCGTGACCCCCAGCTAACTGCTAAATGGTTACAGGTGTTACAAGCACTTAAGTTAGAAGTAATTGCCCAAGAAGGTATTGTAGATGCGAATCTCAATGAAATATCTTCTGCGGTGAGATAA
- a CDS encoding CHAT domain-containing protein translates to MLAVVLGLGILPVSLPKSLSLAIAHAQVVSETAQQEQQGRVYYETENFAQAIQVWQQVLDVYQSRQDRLNQARVLSNLALAYQKLGQWPQATQAISQSLQLASARQGKYSVAELKVLAQALNTQGSLQLARGDTQAALTTWEKAHTTYTQAQDERGVIRTLLNQAQALKVLGLHRQALSRLNQAHEILQKQPESLIKAVALRNLGISLRLVGNVVQAKQVLQQSLAIAQKLQSPLDISAAFIDLGNVARVQSDLPAALQLYTQAATIAPAQYLQVRAQLNQLNVAIDTKQWTLAQSLQQSIPPKLTALPNSRHTIYAQLNFAQSLVRLHQANIPDTPNLEKIAQLVANTVIQAENLGDRYAQAYALGKLGRLYEKTQQWSIAEDLTQQALALAETINAPELAYSWQWQLGRIFRKQGEITKAIAAYTQAVNTLKSIRNDLVAVDPDIQFSFQESVEPVYRGLVSLLLQPSQQSNPEALNQARQLMESLQVAELEDFFREACLDIKPTLIDKFDTQAAIVYPIILADRLEIILSLPQKSLQHYSIPVPQTELETTVEKLRQMLVIRSRKSFLPLSRKLYDWLIRPVENDLVNSQTKTLVFVLDGVLRNIPMNSLNDGQKYLLEKYAIALTPGLQLLPSLPLQQEKVQVLGAGLTEARQGFSALDYVAQEMKMIKSEVSSQVLLNQEFTLKNLQNKLQDNFFPIVHIATHGKFSSRAIDTFVLAWNEKIKIDDLDNLLQAPGKKTQKAVELLVLSACETATGDKRAALGLAGIAVRTGVRSTLATLWSVNDEATADLMGLFYKELTNTKQSKAEALRQAQLALLKNPKYEHPVYWSPYILVGNWL, encoded by the coding sequence GTGTTAGCAGTTGTGTTAGGGTTAGGAATTTTGCCTGTTTCTTTACCCAAGTCTTTATCGTTGGCGATCGCCCATGCTCAGGTAGTGAGTGAGACTGCACAACAGGAGCAACAAGGGAGAGTTTACTATGAAACAGAAAATTTTGCTCAAGCTATTCAAGTTTGGCAACAGGTGCTTGATGTGTATCAATCGCGCCAAGATAGATTAAATCAGGCTAGGGTGTTGAGCAACCTTGCATTGGCGTATCAAAAACTGGGACAATGGCCACAAGCAACTCAAGCAATTTCACAAAGTTTGCAATTAGCTTCAGCACGACAGGGTAAGTATTCGGTAGCAGAGTTAAAAGTCTTGGCGCAGGCTTTAAATACACAAGGCAGTCTACAGTTAGCTAGGGGAGATACACAAGCAGCACTCACCACCTGGGAAAAAGCCCACACTACATATACTCAAGCCCAAGATGAACGGGGAGTGATTCGGACTCTGTTGAATCAAGCTCAAGCTTTGAAGGTTTTAGGACTACACCGTCAAGCCTTGTCAAGACTCAATCAAGCTCATGAAATCCTGCAAAAACAGCCGGAATCGTTAATTAAAGCGGTTGCATTACGCAACTTAGGTATTAGCTTGCGGTTGGTGGGGAATGTAGTCCAAGCCAAGCAAGTTTTACAACAAAGTTTAGCGATCGCCCAAAAATTACAATCTCCACTAGACATAAGTGCAGCTTTCATCGATTTGGGTAATGTAGCTCGTGTCCAGTCAGATTTACCCGCAGCTTTGCAATTATACACACAGGCGGCGACGATTGCTCCGGCTCAATATCTGCAAGTCCGCGCCCAACTTAACCAGTTAAACGTTGCTATTGACACCAAACAATGGACATTAGCGCAGTCTTTACAGCAATCAATTCCACCAAAATTGACGGCATTACCAAATAGTCGTCATACTATTTACGCCCAGTTAAATTTTGCCCAAAGTCTAGTTCGTCTCCACCAAGCCAATATTCCCGACACGCCAAATTTAGAGAAAATTGCTCAATTAGTCGCCAACACAGTAATTCAGGCGGAAAATTTAGGAGATAGATACGCCCAAGCCTATGCACTTGGTAAACTAGGTAGGCTGTATGAAAAAACACAACAGTGGTCGATAGCCGAAGATTTAACCCAGCAAGCCTTAGCCTTAGCGGAAACCATCAACGCACCAGAACTAGCTTATAGTTGGCAATGGCAATTAGGGAGAATTTTTAGAAAACAAGGAGAGATAACTAAAGCGATCGCAGCTTATACTCAAGCTGTGAACACGCTGAAATCCATCAGAAATGACTTAGTTGCAGTTGATCCAGATATTCAGTTTTCCTTTCAAGAAAGTGTCGAACCTGTTTATCGAGGACTAGTGAGTTTGTTGCTACAACCCAGCCAACAATCTAACCCAGAAGCTTTAAATCAAGCCCGTCAACTGATGGAGTCCTTGCAAGTAGCAGAATTAGAAGATTTCTTTCGGGAAGCTTGTTTGGATATCAAACCCACACTGATCGATAAATTTGATACGCAAGCGGCAATTGTTTATCCGATTATTCTAGCTGACCGATTAGAAATCATTTTGAGTTTGCCACAAAAATCGCTACAGCACTATAGCATTCCTGTGCCACAAACCGAACTAGAAACCACAGTAGAAAAACTGCGACAAATGCTAGTCATTCGTAGTAGAAAATCGTTTCTGCCATTGTCCAGAAAACTCTACGATTGGTTGATTCGTCCGGTGGAAAATGACCTAGTGAACAGTCAAACCAAAACACTAGTATTTGTTTTAGATGGTGTGTTGCGGAATATTCCCATGAATAGCCTCAATGATGGACAGAAATACTTATTAGAAAAATATGCGATCGCCTTAACACCAGGATTACAATTACTACCTTCTCTACCACTACAACAGGAAAAAGTGCAGGTACTGGGCGCAGGCTTAACTGAAGCTAGACAAGGTTTTTCCGCCCTAGATTATGTTGCCCAAGAGATGAAAATGATTAAATCAGAAGTCTCTAGTCAAGTGCTACTCAATCAAGAATTCACCCTCAAAAATCTGCAAAATAAACTTCAAGACAACTTTTTCCCGATAGTTCATATCGCCACACATGGCAAATTTAGTTCCAGAGCCATAGACACATTTGTTTTAGCTTGGAATGAAAAAATCAAAATTGATGATTTAGATAATCTCTTACAAGCACCAGGGAAAAAAACACAAAAAGCCGTAGAACTTTTAGTATTGAGTGCGTGTGAAACCGCCACAGGAGATAAGCGGGCTGCTTTAGGATTGGCGGGAATTGCTGTGAGAACCGGAGTGAGGAGTACATTAGCCACATTATGGTCTGTAAATGATGAAGCCACCGCCGATTTAATGGGTTTATTTTATAAAGAATTAACTAACACCAAGCAATCTAAAGCTGAGGCTTTACGTCAAGCTCAATTAGCTCTTTTAAAAAATCCCAAATATGAGCATCCGGTCTATTGGTCGCCCTATATTTTAGTAGGTAATTGGCTATAA
- a CDS encoding Uma2 family endonuclease: protein MATVTLNVPPAVGLTDEQFYQLCIANDKWRIELTAQGELIIMPPTGGESGIRNSDLNLEIGLWNRQAKLGKVFDSSTEFRLANGAFRSPDVAWVKKERWEALTAEQRRRFPPLSPDFVIELRSETDSLKKLRAKMQEYRDNGVRLGWLIDPQTPLVEIYRPGLEVETLNFSIDQPPQLSGEDVLPGFVLDLSLILNP, encoded by the coding sequence ATGGCAACTGTCACCCTCAACGTTCCACCAGCCGTAGGTCTTACAGATGAGCAGTTTTATCAACTGTGCATAGCCAACGATAAATGGCGGATAGAATTGACCGCACAAGGAGAGTTAATCATTATGCCCCCAACTGGCGGCGAAAGCGGCATCAGAAATTCGGATTTAAATCTAGAAATAGGATTATGGAATCGTCAAGCAAAACTAGGAAAAGTCTTTGACTCCTCAACAGAATTTCGCCTAGCCAATGGGGCTTTTCGTTCGCCGGATGTAGCGTGGGTCAAAAAAGAACGTTGGGAAGCATTGACGGCTGAACAAAGACGACGCTTTCCGCCACTCTCGCCAGATTTTGTCATTGAATTGCGTTCTGAAACCGATTCCTTAAAAAAATTAAGGGCGAAAATGCAGGAATATCGAGATAATGGGGTGCGTCTCGGTTGGTTAATTGACCCTCAAACACCTCTAGTAGAAATTTATCGTCCAGGTTTGGAGGTAGAAACCCTTAATTTCTCCATAGACCAACCACCACAACTTTCAGGAGAAGACGTATTACCAGGATTTGTCTTAGATTTAAGCCTCATCCTCAACCCGTAA
- a CDS encoding M20 family metallopeptidase, whose amino-acid sequence MLTLIKDLATKLAPRLIEIRRHIHSHPELSGQEYQTAAFVAGVLSSSGLRVQEGVGKTGVVGELHGSSQDQPFLAIRTDMDALPIQESTALEYASRKEGVMHACGHDVHTTVGLGTAMVLSQMAEELGGNVRFLFQPAEEIAQGASWMIEDGVMKNVAAILGVHVFPSIPAGSIGVRYGALTAAADDLEIIIMGESGHGARPHEAIDAIWIAAQVITALQQAISRTQNPLRPVVLSIGKINGGRASNVIADKVQLLGTVRSLHPETRAQLPNWIEKIVANVCHSYGAGYQVNYHQGVPGVNNDYALTQLFQSAGEEAWGSDRVQVLPEPSLGAEDFSVYLEHVPGAMFRLGVGYSDRIINHPLHHPEFEVNESAIVTGVITMAYAACKYFQPR is encoded by the coding sequence ATGCTGACCCTGATTAAAGATTTAGCCACAAAACTAGCACCCCGCCTCATCGAGATTCGTCGTCACATTCACTCTCATCCAGAACTTAGCGGTCAAGAATATCAAACTGCGGCGTTTGTGGCCGGTGTCTTATCGTCCAGTGGTCTGCGTGTACAGGAGGGAGTTGGTAAAACTGGTGTGGTGGGAGAACTACACGGTAGCAGTCAAGATCAGCCTTTCCTGGCGATTCGTACCGATATGGATGCTTTACCCATTCAAGAATCTACCGCCTTGGAATATGCTTCCCGCAAAGAAGGAGTGATGCACGCTTGTGGACATGATGTGCATACAACAGTGGGTTTAGGAACAGCAATGGTGCTTTCCCAAATGGCGGAGGAGTTAGGCGGAAATGTGCGGTTTTTATTTCAGCCTGCGGAGGAAATCGCCCAAGGCGCGAGTTGGATGATTGAAGATGGGGTAATGAAAAATGTTGCAGCTATCTTAGGGGTTCATGTTTTCCCTTCTATTCCGGCTGGTTCAATTGGTGTACGTTATGGGGCATTGACGGCGGCGGCGGATGATTTAGAAATTATCATTATGGGCGAATCTGGTCATGGTGCGCGTCCCCATGAAGCGATTGACGCAATTTGGATTGCAGCACAGGTGATTACAGCTTTGCAACAAGCCATCAGCCGCACTCAAAACCCTTTGCGTCCAGTGGTGTTGAGTATTGGGAAAATTAACGGTGGTCGAGCATCCAATGTAATTGCGGATAAAGTACAGTTATTAGGAACAGTGCGATCGCTCCACCCAGAAACCCGCGCTCAACTCCCCAACTGGATTGAAAAAATTGTCGCTAATGTTTGTCATTCCTATGGTGCAGGTTATCAAGTGAATTATCACCAAGGTGTACCAGGTGTAAATAATGACTATGCACTCACACAACTATTTCAATCAGCCGGAGAAGAAGCTTGGGGAAGCGATCGCGTCCAAGTTTTACCAGAACCCTCTCTAGGTGCAGAAGATTTTTCCGTATATTTAGAACACGTTCCTGGGGCGATGTTTCGCTTGGGTGTAGGCTATTCAGACCGAATT